In Methanomicrobium antiquum, one DNA window encodes the following:
- a CDS encoding HEAT repeat domain-containing protein, which translates to MEVSRLIVGLKSDDKTERKKNFGKIVKIGDPAVEPLISYLGNADRAFRDIIADILIKIGRPGIRGLIRLLNYGSSDLKILSAEKIAEIDDKEGVNALYDRIYTEKDSEVKKIFVKSFTKTSDKRVFDILNYAILDKNPEVRFEAVKGLSGLNDKRAIDVFISLFEDPEENIREASVLAVKAYGKSASKPLIEALKSDKKDSYKETAARCLEQAGVVPKEKTDLVYFHIAKNDWDKVLDDGETALRPLEEILGDLFSVKRKDALRCIIKINSEKSIKSLAFALFDMDDEIALESQEALMNKGSFVLPQLRKISNNSDDESEKKILDEIIFEIEEKEQIKSFIADGKWDALERKGAGAVAYLSDLLSDNGEDISQDIKVNAVRTIGKINAPESVPFLIEALFDKSSVVSDIAKAYLIKSGESALLELQKKYESMSDLKDADAVDWIIMRIEQNERIKKYIVNENWTGLKHEGQNALGALKVLMKSKNPNKRLNAVRVLSDINSQKALLELIAALFDESPEVCSEAKRGIFKSGERGLKMLNLAEKNISDSKRKEILKNVSGELEAELNSDFKL; encoded by the coding sequence ATGGAGGTGTCGAGGCTTATTGTCGGCCTTAAAAGTGATGATAAGACTGAGAGGAAGAAGAACTTTGGAAAAATTGTAAAGATTGGTGATCCTGCAGTTGAACCTTTAATAAGCTATCTTGGAAATGCTGACAGGGCATTTAGGGATATTATTGCTGATATTTTAATTAAAATCGGCAGACCCGGAATTCGTGGTCTTATCAGACTTTTAAATTACGGAAGTTCTGATCTTAAAATTTTGTCTGCCGAAAAGATTGCTGAAATTGATGATAAAGAAGGAGTTAATGCTCTTTATGACAGGATATACACCGAAAAAGACTCTGAGGTTAAAAAAATCTTTGTTAAGTCTTTTACAAAGACTTCTGATAAGAGAGTATTTGACATATTAAATTATGCAATTCTTGACAAAAACCCGGAAGTGCGTTTTGAAGCAGTAAAGGGCCTTTCCGGTTTAAATGATAAAAGAGCTATTGATGTTTTTATATCCCTTTTTGAAGACCCTGAGGAAAATATCCGTGAGGCCTCAGTTTTGGCAGTAAAGGCTTATGGAAAGAGCGCCTCAAAACCTCTAATTGAGGCTTTAAAAAGTGATAAGAAAGATTCATACAAGGAGACTGCGGCAAGGTGTCTTGAACAGGCAGGCGTTGTTCCAAAAGAAAAAACCGATCTTGTATATTTCCATATCGCAAAAAACGACTGGGATAAAGTTTTGGATGATGGTGAAACAGCACTTAGACCGCTTGAAGAGATTTTGGGTGATTTATTTTCTGTAAAACGAAAGGATGCCTTAAGGTGTATAATCAAAATTAACAGTGAGAAATCAATAAAGTCTCTTGCTTTTGCTCTTTTTGATATGGATGATGAAATTGCGCTTGAATCACAAGAGGCTTTAATGAATAAAGGATCTTTTGTTTTGCCGCAGTTAAGAAAAATATCCAATAATTCTGATGATGAATCCGAAAAAAAGATTCTTGATGAAATTATCTTTGAAATTGAGGAAAAAGAACAGATTAAATCATTCATTGCAGACGGGAAATGGGATGCGCTTGAAAGAAAAGGTGCAGGTGCTGTTGCTTATCTGTCCGATTTATTGTCTGATAATGGTGAAGACATTAGTCAGGACATTAAAGTTAATGCTGTAAGAACTATTGGAAAGATAAATGCACCTGAATCTGTGCCCTTTTTAATTGAGGCTCTTTTTGATAAGAGCAGTGTTGTGTCTGATATTGCAAAAGCATATCTTATAAAGTCCGGAGAGAGCGCACTTTTAGAACTGCAAAAAAAATATGAAAGTATGTCGGATTTAAAAGATGCAGATGCTGTTGATTGGATAATAATGAGAATTGAGCAGAATGAAAGGATTAAAAAGTATATTGTGAATGAAAACTGGACCGGCTTAAAACATGAGGGGCAGAATGCTTTAGGTGCCCTTAAGGTTTTGATGAAGAGCAAAAATCCAAATAAAAGGCTTAATGCAGTAAGGGTCCTCTCAGATATTAACTCTCAAAAGGCTCTTTTAGAATTAATAGCAGCTCTTTTTGATGAAAGCCCTGAGGTTTGTTCTGAAGCGAAGAGAGGCATTTTTAAAAGTGGTGAACGGGGGTTAAAAATGCTTAATTTAGCTGAAAAGAATATATCTGACTCAAAAAGAAAAGAGATTCTAAAAAATGTTTCCGGGGAACTTGAAGCTGAACTGAATAGTGATTTTAAATTATGA
- a CDS encoding HEAT repeat domain-containing protein yields the protein MEEIDFLISSLNSSGKKERNEAIKKLKQAGNKASVPLLKALNSSSEQVRAGAAEVLGSISKENKESLNTFLNLLKSGSDNAKDGAARTIGHMARQGVPVYESLTALARDNNKKSKLGVALALEYIGRNDKNSSVILLNLLNDTDKEVREQAVKSLDAVNWKSSNNAEMAFYYLVKEDWTAIGKLGPFAVPALKFGIEIADSDMKSKIASVLAKIEGESTIPLLMHLLNDKNSSVRLSAISAIAEKRAVSLYPVLVQCMNDPDPDVRVEAAWSLEKAGWKPQKYTEKIFSLMLRGNYREVERLGEKAIPSLIEFLGDDFFERRENAFKLLYSLGEPGIDAIKNASKDKDEAIRNGAYEALTYIREEKAKSEEKNGDEFLNGDKSNYELNSPDYWKEKLLLSSFGLDMAEVFSKALSNTDSVVRVVAIDSLKKFGRKSSDIFLLLTDDENESIRIAAIEALGEIYERNAVSKLTEKIEDEDELIRRACAYSLGKLRDATTIPVLVRHFSDPDANVRFESADAVAKMGNQAIPHIQNMIFHPNELVRISCLTALGEISDPSGIPYATRSLNDTSEAVRNESMTALLKFTNFMFNFLMMEVHRVSIQGTKMEKLGMLSVLSKTKDMKIVPFVKEFLSDEDEEIVRNARTVLDIFTERTIEKGREKIREYSHETAELLRRKLSLYEIDRLLDRILNANDTDALGLLNKKLDQKEIDELIRNSRSARGQDTSKLLGKKLSQAEIDELLHKSVYVENKKTTQLLGKKLTQDEIDSLINHASSDKEEKVAKDIKKQLTQNEIDDIIKKNLSLKRRLQWRCRGLLSALKVMIRLRGRRTLEKL from the coding sequence GTGGAAGAAATTGATTTTTTAATCTCATCTCTTAATTCTTCCGGCAAAAAAGAAAGAAATGAGGCGATAAAAAAACTTAAACAGGCTGGAAACAAAGCATCAGTTCCGCTTCTAAAAGCTCTTAATAGCAGTAGCGAACAGGTTCGTGCAGGAGCGGCTGAAGTACTTGGCTCAATTAGTAAAGAAAACAAAGAAAGTCTGAATACTTTTTTAAATCTCCTAAAATCCGGCAGTGACAACGCAAAAGACGGAGCCGCAAGAACCATCGGGCATATGGCAAGACAGGGAGTTCCTGTTTATGAATCACTGACTGCTTTGGCCAGAGACAACAATAAAAAATCAAAGCTGGGTGTTGCTCTTGCATTGGAATACATTGGCAGAAATGATAAAAATTCATCTGTTATTCTTCTTAATCTTCTTAATGACACCGATAAAGAAGTTCGTGAACAGGCTGTAAAATCACTGGATGCAGTAAATTGGAAATCGTCAAACAATGCTGAGATGGCATTTTATTATCTGGTAAAAGAAGACTGGACTGCAATTGGAAAACTGGGGCCTTTTGCAGTTCCAGCGCTCAAATTTGGAATAGAAATTGCAGATTCTGACATGAAGTCAAAAATAGCTTCTGTTCTTGCCAAAATTGAGGGAGAGAGCACAATACCGCTTTTAATGCATCTCCTAAATGATAAAAACAGCAGTGTCAGACTTTCTGCCATATCAGCAATTGCAGAAAAAAGAGCAGTTTCATTATATCCGGTTCTTGTTCAGTGCATGAATGACCCTGACCCTGATGTAAGGGTTGAAGCCGCCTGGTCACTTGAAAAAGCAGGCTGGAAACCGCAAAAATACACTGAAAAAATATTTTCCCTGATGCTTCGCGGAAATTACAGGGAAGTTGAAAGGCTGGGCGAAAAGGCAATTCCCTCTTTAATTGAATTTCTTGGTGATGATTTCTTCGAAAGACGTGAAAATGCTTTTAAACTATTATATTCTCTTGGAGAGCCGGGTATAGATGCTATAAAAAATGCTTCAAAGGACAAAGATGAAGCAATTCGAAATGGTGCATATGAGGCACTGACATATATCAGGGAAGAAAAGGCAAAGAGTGAAGAGAAAAATGGAGATGAATTTTTAAATGGAGATAAAAGCAATTATGAATTAAACTCTCCCGATTACTGGAAAGAAAAACTTTTATTGTCATCATTTGGTTTGGATATGGCTGAAGTTTTCTCAAAAGCCCTTTCTAATACGGATTCAGTAGTAAGAGTGGTTGCAATTGACAGTCTGAAAAAATTTGGAAGGAAATCCTCAGATATTTTTCTGCTTTTAACCGATGATGAGAATGAAAGTATTCGTATAGCCGCAATAGAGGCACTTGGTGAGATATACGAGAGAAATGCAGTTTCAAAGTTAACTGAAAAGATAGAGGATGAAGATGAATTAATCAGGCGTGCTTGTGCCTATTCACTTGGAAAGCTCAGGGATGCAACAACAATTCCTGTTTTGGTCCGGCATTTTTCAGACCCTGATGCAAATGTAAGATTTGAATCCGCTGATGCGGTTGCAAAAATGGGTAATCAGGCCATTCCTCATATTCAGAATATGATTTTTCATCCAAATGAATTGGTAAGAATATCCTGTTTAACTGCACTGGGAGAGATTAGTGATCCATCCGGCATTCCATATGCGACAAGGTCGCTTAATGACACTTCCGAGGCAGTCAGAAATGAGTCCATGACCGCACTTTTAAAATTCACAAATTTTATGTTCAATTTTTTGATGATGGAGGTTCATCGCGTAAGTATTCAGGGAACAAAAATGGAAAAACTTGGTATGCTAAGTGTTCTTTCAAAAACGAAGGATATGAAGATTGTTCCGTTTGTAAAAGAATTTCTGTCAGACGAAGATGAGGAGATTGTAAGAAATGCAAGGACTGTTCTTGATATATTCACTGAAAGAACGATAGAAAAAGGGCGGGAGAAAATTCGTGAATATAGTCATGAAACAGCCGAGCTTTTAAGAAGAAAATTAAGTCTTTATGAAATAGACAGGCTTTTGGACAGAATTCTTAATGCAAATGACACTGATGCACTTGGATTATTAAATAAAAAGTTAGATCAAAAAGAGATTGATGAGTTAATCAGAAATTCAAGATCAGCCCGCGGGCAGGATACTTCAAAACTGCTTGGCAAAAAGCTGTCACAGGCAGAGATTGATGAGCTTTTACATAAATCTGTTTATGTTGAAAACAAAAAGACAACCCAGCTTCTTGGAAAAAAGCTTACACAGGATGAAATTGATTCTTTAATCAATCATGCATCTTCTGATAAGGAGGAGAAAGTCGCAAAGGATATTAAAAAACAGCTTACTCAAAATGAAATTGATGATATCATTAAAAAGAACTTGAGCTTAAAAAGAAGATTGCAATGGAGGTGTCGAGGCTTATTGTCGGCCTTAAAAGTGATGATAAGACTGAGAGGAAGAAGAACTTTGGAAAAATTGTAA
- the cca gene encoding CCA tRNA nucleotidyltransferase, producing the protein MHRECEEKILAKIRPESEEKDQIFKIADDLVSAVDKSGIAKGMVAGSVARDTWVSGDRDLDIFMLFSPSLPREELEEKGLFLAREIALSFNGKIVEKYAEHPYINANIRGYDVDLVPCYAVSDASKIQSAVDRTPFHTRYMKEKIVSLSDDVLLLKQFSKSCGVYGSDQMTGGFAGYLCEILIAYYGGFFECINAASKWHPGIVIDIEKHQAKEFDDPLVVIDPVDPKRNVAASLSATRMYEFSEYARGYLKNPSCEFFRAKKREIFLRSEFSEKINERETIFYGISFDTPGVIPDVIVPQLKKSASSVTALLERNNFAINRSGYFMGNKKSLLLFELLYDTLPVIERRQGPPVWEEENSEKFISKHLGQTFSGPYIREGKYYVEIKRRHSTAESLFNSDDFKQSGLGKHVKKSILDEYQILKNSDCWTEEFSEFLYEFITKISPLSEILLDADKKR; encoded by the coding sequence ATGCACCGTGAATGTGAAGAGAAAATACTTGCCAAAATCCGGCCAGAATCGGAAGAAAAGGATCAAATTTTTAAAATTGCAGATGACTTAGTCTCTGCAGTTGATAAAAGCGGGATTGCAAAAGGAATGGTTGCAGGTTCTGTTGCCAGAGATACATGGGTTTCCGGAGACCGCGATCTCGACATATTCATGCTTTTTTCACCTTCACTTCCAAGAGAAGAGCTTGAAGAAAAGGGCCTTTTTCTTGCAAGAGAGATTGCACTTTCTTTTAATGGAAAAATTGTTGAAAAGTATGCGGAACATCCATATATAAACGCAAACATCCGCGGATATGATGTTGACCTTGTTCCCTGCTACGCTGTATCAGACGCTTCTAAAATCCAGAGTGCAGTTGACAGAACTCCATTTCACACCCGCTATATGAAAGAGAAAATAGTCAGTCTTTCAGACGATGTTTTGCTGCTAAAACAATTTTCAAAATCATGCGGAGTATATGGTTCTGATCAGATGACAGGCGGATTTGCAGGATATCTGTGTGAAATTTTAATTGCATATTATGGAGGGTTTTTTGAGTGTATTAATGCCGCTTCAAAATGGCATCCGGGAATTGTAATTGATATTGAAAAACATCAGGCAAAAGAATTTGATGATCCGCTTGTTGTAATAGACCCGGTAGATCCAAAAAGAAATGTCGCCGCCTCTCTTTCAGCTACAAGAATGTATGAATTTTCAGAATATGCAAGAGGATATCTGAAAAATCCGTCATGTGAATTTTTCAGGGCAAAAAAGAGAGAGATATTCTTAAGATCTGAGTTTTCAGAAAAAATAAATGAAAGAGAAACAATTTTTTATGGAATTTCATTTGACACCCCGGGAGTTATCCCGGACGTCATTGTTCCCCAGCTTAAAAAAAGTGCCTCATCTGTAACTGCGCTTTTGGAGAGAAACAATTTTGCAATTAACCGTTCCGGCTATTTTATGGGGAATAAAAAAAGTTTATTATTATTTGAACTATTGTATGACACTCTTCCGGTAATTGAAAGGCGCCAGGGCCCTCCGGTCTGGGAAGAGGAAAATTCAGAGAAATTTATCTCAAAACACCTTGGACAGACATTTTCAGGCCCGTACATAAGAGAAGGGAAATACTATGTTGAAATAAAACGCAGACATTCAACCGCTGAAAGCCTCTTTAATTCAGATGATTTTAAGCAATCTGGACTTGGAAAGCATGTAAAAAAGTCAATACTGGATGAGTATCAGATTCTTAAAAATTCAGACTGCTGGACTGAGGAGTTTTCTGAATTTCTCTATGAGTTCATAACCAAAATCTCACCATTATCAGAGATTCTTTTAGATGCAGATAAAAAAAGATAA
- the nrdD gene encoding anaerobic ribonucleoside-triphosphate reductase has protein sequence MVREDKKSLQQTLEGFTVSPLPKVRTSRGLILEWDRDRIVRQLLEETKLVEEFYGGDPIDEETARSIAFSVEQKILKLNLKFLSGPLIREIVNTSLLEKDLIPYRNVSTRVGTPVYDAHLIDVGRGFEAKDNANLQENAETSHKKKADKISKEQYLLQMPPELADFHLSGDMHIHDLEYFGTRPFCQDWDLRYFFYYGLMPDGNGTKASVAGPAKRPEVAILHAVKALGSAQTNFAGGQGYYNFLTFLAPYFEGKDYECIKQHMQMFVYEMTQMMVARGGQVVFSSVQLSPGVPKLWRDKPCVYKGKVWDGKQAPLRQYGEFEKEVRLLFKALMDVMLQGDYWGKPFNFPKPEISIEPDFMDEDEDFNRQNPDIPTYRDLYLMTFELASKFGTPYYDNQIPAYRGAGEGISCYQCCAYQFSSMADDDDYFDEKMYFKDGKHFSMGSWQVISINCPRAAYKAEGDDERLFAELKKLMDVATEVFKIKRRWMDNIRAKGRMPFAMQCPKDPNSPNGEERGPVAVDLEGLVYTIGIVGVNEMVQHHTGSQIHESREAFVLAVRAMTELEMYAKEISRKHHMTIALARTPAETTGQRFSVADLIDSRFTNYAKAVIKGDLESAFEKIGTTFDLPIYYTNGTHVTPGADISLTKRMDIEHVFFPIVDGGNIFHIWLGEARPDPRGLMDMAMNLCKNSQIGYFAFTRDLTVSLRQFREFNTDNSAASSGISIVKGKIQT, from the coding sequence ATGGTTCGGGAAGATAAAAAATCCCTGCAGCAGACTCTCGAAGGCTTTACTGTATCTCCTCTCCCAAAAGTCCGCACATCACGCGGACTGATTCTTGAATGGGACAGGGACAGAATTGTCCGCCAGCTTCTTGAAGAGACAAAACTTGTTGAAGAGTTTTATGGCGGAGATCCGATTGATGAGGAGACTGCAAGAAGTATCGCATTCAGTGTTGAACAAAAAATACTAAAATTAAATTTAAAATTTTTATCAGGCCCTCTGATTCGTGAAATTGTAAATACCTCTCTTCTTGAGAAAGATCTAATTCCATACAGAAATGTGTCAACAAGAGTTGGAACACCTGTTTATGATGCTCATTTAATAGATGTTGGAAGAGGTTTTGAAGCAAAGGACAATGCAAATCTTCAGGAAAATGCTGAAACGTCCCATAAGAAAAAGGCTGACAAGATAAGCAAAGAACAATATCTCCTCCAGATGCCGCCCGAACTTGCAGATTTTCATTTATCAGGCGATATGCATATACATGATCTTGAATACTTTGGTACCCGTCCTTTCTGTCAGGACTGGGATCTCAGGTATTTCTTTTATTATGGGCTGATGCCGGATGGAAATGGAACAAAGGCATCTGTAGCTGGACCTGCAAAAAGGCCGGAGGTTGCAATTTTACATGCTGTAAAGGCTCTTGGAAGTGCACAGACAAACTTTGCCGGTGGTCAGGGATATTATAATTTTTTGACCTTCCTTGCTCCTTATTTTGAAGGGAAAGACTACGAGTGTATAAAACAGCATATGCAGATGTTTGTCTATGAAATGACACAGATGATGGTTGCACGCGGAGGTCAGGTAGTCTTCTCTTCTGTTCAGTTATCTCCCGGAGTTCCAAAGCTCTGGCGTGATAAACCCTGCGTTTACAAAGGGAAAGTCTGGGATGGAAAGCAGGCGCCTTTAAGGCAATATGGAGAATTTGAAAAGGAAGTCCGACTTTTATTCAAGGCGTTAATGGATGTTATGCTTCAGGGGGATTACTGGGGAAAGCCTTTTAATTTCCCAAAACCTGAAATCAGCATTGAACCGGACTTTATGGACGAGGATGAGGATTTTAACAGGCAAAATCCGGACATTCCGACATATCGTGATTTGTATCTGATGACCTTTGAACTTGCATCTAAGTTTGGAACACCATATTATGACAACCAGATTCCTGCATACAGAGGTGCAGGTGAGGGTATTTCCTGCTATCAGTGTTGTGCGTACCAGTTTTCATCAATGGCTGATGATGATGACTACTTTGACGAAAAAATGTACTTCAAAGATGGAAAACATTTCTCCATGGGTTCATGGCAGGTTATCTCAATCAACTGTCCAAGAGCTGCATATAAAGCCGAAGGAGATGATGAAAGGCTTTTTGCAGAGCTTAAAAAATTGATGGATGTTGCAACCGAGGTCTTTAAGATAAAGAGAAGGTGGATGGATAATATTCGTGCAAAGGGAAGAATGCCTTTTGCAATGCAGTGTCCAAAAGATCCAAATTCTCCAAACGGAGAAGAAAGAGGGCCGGTAGCAGTCGATCTTGAAGGGCTTGTCTATACAATCGGAATTGTCGGTGTAAATGAGATGGTTCAACATCACACAGGTTCTCAGATTCATGAAAGCCGTGAAGCATTTGTTCTGGCAGTTCGTGCAATGACTGAACTTGAAATGTATGCTAAAGAGATTTCAAGAAAGCATCATATGACAATTGCTCTTGCAAGAACACCTGCAGAGACTACCGGACAGCGTTTTAGTGTCGCAGATCTTATTGACTCAAGATTTACAAATTATGCAAAAGCGGTCATAAAAGGTGATCTTGAATCTGCCTTTGAGAAAATTGGAACAACTTTTGATCTTCCGATTTATTATACAAACGGGACTCATGTAACTCCCGGCGCTGATATTTCTCTTACGAAAAGAATGGATATTGAGCATGTCTTTTTCCCTATTGTTGACGGAGGAAATATTTTCCATATCTGGCTTGGGGAAGCACGGCCTGATCCAAGAGGACTTATGGATATGGCTATGAATTTGTGCAAAAATTCACAAATTGGTTATTTTGCATTCACAAGAGATTTGACAGTCTCTTTGAGACAGTTTAGGGAATTCAATACCGACAACTCTGCTGCCTCGTCCGGAATTTCGATTGTAAAAGGCAAAATTCAGACCTGA
- the thpR gene encoding RNA 2',3'-cyclic phosphodiesterase has translation MTRVFVAIELPELAKEKISKIEKCLLDTDSRINPVNPDYAHITLKFIGDVEDKQLESIKKSLFLIKYSKYHINLKGLKLNSKKSPRIVWIEGYDNKETTMLVEIIEDALYPLGIEKENRSYKLHATVARIKRWHNSLMPAIKLFEDEEICDFEVCGFKLKKSTLTPKGPVYEDILEVSF, from the coding sequence ATGACAAGGGTTTTTGTTGCAATTGAACTTCCGGAATTGGCAAAGGAAAAAATATCAAAGATAGAAAAGTGCCTTTTAGATACAGATTCGCGAATAAACCCGGTAAATCCTGATTATGCACACATTACACTAAAGTTCATCGGCGATGTTGAAGATAAACAATTAGAGTCGATTAAAAAAAGTCTCTTTTTGATAAAATATTCAAAATATCATATCAATCTTAAGGGGCTTAAACTAAACAGCAAAAAATCTCCACGTATTGTATGGATTGAAGGATATGACAATAAAGAAACAACAATGCTTGTTGAAATAATAGAAGATGCTCTTTATCCTCTTGGAATAGAAAAAGAAAACCGCTCCTATAAGCTCCATGCAACTGTTGCCAGAATTAAAAGATGGCACAACTCTCTTATGCCTGCCATTAAATTGTTTGAAGACGAAGAGATATGTGATTTTGAGGTTTGCGGCTTTAAGCTTAAAAAAAGCACACTTACACCAAAAGGACCAGTATATGAAGACATCCTGGAGGTTTCATTTTAA
- a CDS encoding site-specific integrase, protein MWFNSRDRALITVLYKSGVRVGELGRFRWKDIVFDDLGAKLYIDDQKTKKYRYSRLTMSVEYLANWKRNYTKKLNDEMPVFTDFHDYTAIKYDAVVRILQRLGERAGIKKNVNPHIFRHSRITHLIQQNYQESIIKKSMWGNLNTEMFATYVSLSETDIDHEFLARAGIKEKESIKRNPLTVIACGHCHYINAPDSVFCSKCGFPLTKEDELGTNKKINEAIDYINENPEFQEFYAEYQNFLSAKKEFQVLKVK, encoded by the coding sequence TTGTGGTTTAATTCGCGTGATCGTGCTTTGATTACGGTATTATATAAATCAGGTGTAAGAGTCGGTGAACTTGGCCGCTTCAGGTGGAAAGATATTGTCTTTGATGATTTGGGAGCAAAACTGTATATTGACGACCAGAAAACAAAAAAATACAGATATAGCCGCTTAACAATGTCTGTTGAATATCTGGCAAACTGGAAAAGGAATTACACCAAAAAATTAAATGATGAAATGCCGGTTTTTACAGACTTTCATGATTATACAGCAATAAAATATGATGCTGTTGTAAGGATTCTTCAAAGACTTGGAGAAAGAGCGGGCATTAAAAAAAATGTGAATCCTCATATTTTCAGACATAGCAGAATTACACATCTGATACAGCAAAATTACCAGGAATCAATTATAAAAAAATCAATGTGGGGAAATCTCAATACAGAAATGTTTGCAACATATGTTTCTTTGTCTGAAACAGATATAGACCATGAATTTTTAGCAAGGGCAGGCATTAAAGAGAAAGAAAGCATAAAGAGAAATCCTTTAACGGTTATCGCCTGTGGTCATTGTCATTATATCAATGCACCGGATTCTGTATTCTGTTCTAAATGCGGCTTTCCTCTAACAAAAGAAGATGAATTGGGAACAAATAAAAAAATCAATGAGGCAATTGATTATATTAATGAAAATCCTGAGTTTCAAGAATTTTATGCAGAATATCAAAACTTTTTAAGCGCTAAAAAAGAATTTCAGGTTTTAAAGGTTAAATGA
- a CDS encoding glutaredoxin family protein, translated as MSNNLKIVVYSLENCPNCELLKDYLKENGFSYDELDLAEPANMTELRLNNVFVREAPVLQVNETFLTSKELFQSGCVKDEVLTLCKGE; from the coding sequence GTGTCCAATAATCTGAAAATAGTTGTATATTCTCTTGAAAACTGCCCGAACTGTGAATTGCTTAAGGATTATCTTAAGGAAAACGGTTTTTCTTATGACGAGCTTGACCTTGCAGAACCGGCAAATATGACAGAACTTCGATTAAACAACGTCTTTGTAAGAGAGGCACCTGTCCTTCAGGTGAATGAAACATTTCTTACATCAAAAGAGCTTTTCCAAAGCGGTTGTGTAAAAGACGAAGTCCTCACCTTGTGCAAGGGTGAATGA
- a CDS encoding phosphate signaling complex PhoU family protein, with protein MEIRKVQVTGGSSYIISLPKEWVKNSGIQKNDPLGLIVQSDGSLTITPEITGRMIERVKIFNLKDIDDSEILYRLLIGAYVTGFNTIKIITPTRIPTFAHKAVRQFIQASVGQEVSEETEKSITIKDLLNPGEMPFENVISRMFVIIDGMLRDAVFALKTRDSFLIEDVISRDRDVNKLYWLISRQYNLLLRNVSLSREMGMNVEMALHYLQVSRVMERAGDQVVKVAENVESLLFVSIEKKIMDEIQSLTTEVMDIFNSGINSFFKCDLKKSNEVLLNVKKYNKKCDEASHDLFDMGRSGVVSIGYIFENLKRIGEYTGVICETSINHIVMENNTD; from the coding sequence ATGGAGATTAGGAAAGTCCAGGTAACAGGCGGTTCATCATATATTATTTCTCTTCCAAAGGAGTGGGTCAAAAATTCAGGCATACAGAAAAATGATCCTCTTGGATTAATTGTACAGTCTGACGGATCACTTACAATAACACCTGAAATAACCGGTAGAATGATTGAAAGAGTGAAAATATTCAACCTAAAAGATATTGACGATTCAGAAATTTTATACCGCCTTTTAATTGGTGCATATGTCACAGGTTTTAATACAATAAAAATTATAACCCCGACAAGAATTCCCACTTTTGCGCATAAAGCCGTAAGACAGTTTATTCAGGCATCTGTCGGACAGGAAGTGTCAGAAGAAACCGAAAAAAGCATCACAATAAAGGATTTACTAAATCCCGGAGAGATGCCATTTGAAAATGTAATTTCACGAATGTTTGTGATAATAGACGGGATGTTAAGAGACGCTGTATTCGCCTTAAAAACACGCGACAGCTTCCTGATAGAGGATGTAATTTCAAGAGACAGAGATGTTAACAAGCTTTACTGGCTGATTTCAAGACAATACAACCTGCTTTTAAGAAACGTCTCATTATCCCGCGAAATGGGGATGAATGTTGAGATGGCGCTTCATTACCTCCAGGTTTCAAGAGTCATGGAACGTGCGGGAGATCAGGTTGTAAAAGTCGCAGAAAACGTTGAATCACTTCTTTTCGTTTCAATTGAAAAAAAAATAATGGACGAAATTCAATCTCTGACCACCGAAGTCATGGATATTTTCAACTCAGGCATCAATTCATTCTTCAAATGTGATTTGAAAAAATCCAATGAAGTTCTTTTGAATGTGAAAAAATACAACAAAAAATGCGATGAAGCGAGCCACGACCTTTTTGATATGGGAAGAAGCGGTGTAGTTTCCATAGGATACATCTTCGAAAACCTAAAAAGAATCGGAGAATACACAGGAGTCATCTGCGAGACATCAATTAACCATATTGTAATGGAAAACAATACAGATTAG